From a region of the Mytilus galloprovincialis chromosome 3, xbMytGall1.hap1.1, whole genome shotgun sequence genome:
- the LOC143066747 gene encoding uncharacterized protein LOC143066747 has translation MDKKSMAKRKLPAESDDVKPAKKANVGRPPINAENRMLIFKKKVKDKFPDVVIKSPTLVSCACSVDIHLHRSFGTTNLNKHMKSCNAKRVQKAATSGSAVKLKEFLLKHSTSEEKKSTSSKLDEVQSDDSLHSGGLPSDEEPSDILMLQDVQDNTWLDESPPCSPASFRESSCILENELHDFTSSFESVSSLSSESEYDSDGLSTAVYADQISDNIRRFTYWDSICEKLQDVLNSGLLQKNHIFYVYIDNVLNFVKQVEDPKK, from the exons ATGGACAAAAAATCAATGGCAAAAAGAAAATTACCAGCTGAATCGGATGATGTCAAACCAGCAAAGAAGGCAAATGTCGGAAGGCCTCCTATAAATGCAGAAAATAGaatgttgatatttaaaaaaa AAGTAAAAGACAAGTTTCCTGATGTCGTCATCAAATCACCCACCTTAGTGTCATGTGCATGCAGTGTAGACATACATTTGCATAGATCTTTTGGTACGACTAATCTAAATAAGC ataTGAAAAGTTGTAATGCAAAGAGGGTCCAAAAGGCAGCAACTTCTGGATCAGCTGTGAAATTAAAAGAGTTTTTGTTGAAACATTCTACATCAGAAGAAAAAAAGTCCACTTCTTCTAAATTGGATGAGGTTCAAAGTGATGATTCACTTCACAGTGGGGGACTTCCCAGTGATGAGGAGCCTTCTGATAT tCTAATGTTGCAAGATGTACAAGACAATACATGGCTTGATGAAAGTCCCCCATGTTCTCCTGCATCATTTAGAGAATCAAGTTGCATATTAGAGAATGAGCTACATGACTTTACATCCAGTTTTGAAAGTGTTTCAAGCTTATCATCTGAGAGTGAATATGATTCAGATGGTTTGTCAACAGCAGTTTACGCAGACCAAATTTCTGACAATATTAG gagATTTACCTATTGGGATAGTATATGTGAGAAACTTCAGGACGTGCTCAATTCAGGGCTTTTGCAGAAAAATCACATATTTTATGTGTacattgataatgttttgaattttgtgAAACAAGTAGAAGATcctaaaaaataa